One genomic window of Methanocalculus alkaliphilus includes the following:
- a CDS encoding FecCD family ABC transporter permease produces the protein MLLLTACIAVVMGAYSITTTDVYRVILVHLTFGDVSTLPRLHNTIVWDIRVPRIILAISVGGALAIAGAVFQGVFRNPLVEPYILGVSSGAAFGAALGIVFPHIFFSIQISAFIFGALAVTLAYMLARVRGETPIVTLILAGVIIGSIFAAFVSLLKYISDDTALREIVFWLMGGFYYATWSDVWLLTPFVIICFIILWGLGWKLNILSMGDEEARTLGVNPERYKFIVVALATAVTAFAVSLVGIIAWVGLMMPHAARMLLGPDNRYVIPAALMMGGTYLIICDTLARTLTTAEIPVGILASILGAPYLCYLLRHKGRVIFG, from the coding sequence TTGCTCCTTCTTACGGCATGCATTGCAGTTGTCATGGGTGCATACAGCATCACAACAACCGATGTATACCGGGTAATTCTCGTCCATCTCACATTCGGTGATGTCAGCACATTACCAAGGCTTCATAACACTATCGTCTGGGATATTCGTGTACCAAGGATCATTCTCGCGATCTCGGTCGGTGGTGCACTGGCCATTGCTGGTGCGGTATTCCAGGGCGTCTTTCGAAATCCGCTTGTTGAGCCCTATATCCTCGGGGTCTCATCAGGAGCGGCCTTTGGAGCGGCACTTGGGATTGTGTTCCCTCATATCTTCTTCTCGATCCAGATCTCTGCCTTCATCTTCGGGGCACTCGCAGTAACACTTGCCTATATGCTTGCCCGGGTACGGGGTGAGACCCCGATCGTCACCCTGATCCTTGCAGGTGTCATCATAGGTTCAATTTTCGCGGCATTTGTCTCACTTCTCAAATATATCTCTGATGATACGGCACTCAGGGAGATCGTCTTCTGGCTGATGGGAGGGTTCTACTATGCAACGTGGAGTGATGTCTGGCTTCTGACACCGTTTGTCATCATCTGCTTCATTATCCTCTGGGGGCTGGGCTGGAAACTGAACATTCTCTCGATGGGTGATGAGGAGGCTCGGACACTTGGTGTAAACCCTGAGCGCTACAAATTCATCGTTGTTGCCCTGGCAACAGCGGTGACCGCATTTGCGGTATCCCTTGTCGGAATCATCGCATGGGTCGGCCTGATGATGCCCCATGCGGCGAGGATGCTGCTGGGTCCTGATAACCGGTATGTCATACCGGCTGCACTGATGATGGGTGGAACGTACCTGATCATCTGTGATACGCTTGCACGAACACTGACGACGGCCGAGATTCCTGTCGGGATTTTAGCTTCCATCCTTGGTGCTCCGTATCTCTGCTACCTGCTCCGCCATAAGGGGAGAGTTATCTTTGGGTGA
- a CDS encoding ABC transporter substrate-binding protein: MDGLVCRGWNIVCGHGMLSKSEKLVGFMRNKLLLPGSIILIALLLSTGCVGSTDGDQSQQSSGAEYRTVVDSRGVAVQVPVNIERVVGVSDGFIEGTMTVFGVQDTIVGVGSKCLQRGYDYTFPTVSGDSYEYTGGMNPVTNLNPWIKDLPLVAEWGGAMNYETLVSLEPDIVILRVGSGSLLSKDDERTQKTIDVIESLDVPLIVLYSPNCYDYSELRRISDEILILGKVFGKDAEAVQLARYLESQVDLVQKRTAGIPESERPTALIFGLSPKHRSEGASGTAHGLKTTDSYMLEGIVNAKNAFQSETGIFQILSTEQVLALDPDIILLCTAWGYHPPKELYTAPYYLNLQELTAVKNQRVYALPWTPCNSDKRLEYPIDVMVMAKAAYPELFEDIVLSEWLLDFYKNVYGVDHDTAIALRSAQWMDWCVEDGI; encoded by the coding sequence GTGGATGGACTGGTGTGTAGAGGATGGAATATAGTATGCGGACATGGCATGTTGAGCAAAAGCGAAAAATTGGTGGGATTTATGAGAAATAAATTATTACTACCAGGATCGATCATTCTGATCGCTCTCCTCCTCTCCACAGGATGTGTCGGATCAACCGATGGCGACCAGTCACAGCAATCTTCGGGTGCAGAGTATCGTACTGTTGTCGATTCCCGTGGCGTTGCGGTACAGGTCCCGGTGAATATCGAGCGTGTTGTTGGTGTCTCTGATGGTTTCATAGAAGGGACAATGACGGTTTTTGGCGTTCAGGATACAATAGTGGGTGTAGGCTCAAAATGTCTTCAGAGGGGGTATGATTATACCTTTCCAACAGTTTCAGGCGATTCATACGAATATACAGGTGGTATGAACCCGGTTACTAATCTTAACCCATGGATCAAAGACCTCCCTCTTGTTGCAGAATGGGGAGGTGCCATGAATTATGAGACACTCGTCTCCCTCGAACCAGATATCGTTATTCTCCGAGTAGGAAGCGGAAGCCTGTTGAGTAAGGATGATGAGAGAACACAAAAGACCATTGATGTCATCGAGTCCCTTGATGTCCCCTTGATTGTCCTTTATAGTCCAAACTGCTATGATTATTCTGAACTGAGGCGTATTTCCGATGAAATACTAATCCTGGGGAAGGTTTTTGGTAAGGATGCAGAAGCCGTTCAGCTTGCACGCTACCTTGAGTCCCAGGTGGATCTCGTGCAGAAAAGGACAGCTGGAATCCCCGAATCGGAGCGTCCGACAGCACTGATCTTCGGACTTTCCCCCAAGCATCGTTCAGAAGGTGCATCGGGCACAGCTCATGGGCTGAAGACAACTGACTCCTATATGCTCGAAGGAATAGTGAATGCAAAGAATGCATTCCAATCTGAAACCGGTATATTTCAGATATTGAGTACGGAACAGGTTCTGGCTCTTGATCCCGATATCATCCTCCTCTGCACTGCATGGGGGTATCATCCGCCAAAGGAGTTGTACACAGCTCCATACTACCTGAATCTTCAGGAATTAACAGCTGTGAAAAACCAGCGTGTGTATGCACTTCCCTGGACGCCCTGTAATAGCGATAAGCGTCTTGAGTATCCAATCGACGTGATGGTCATGGCAAAAGCGGCATATCCTGAGCTCTTTGAGGACATTGTTCTT
- a CDS encoding ABC transporter substrate-binding protein encodes MRVIGPYAGWSCLLLVIILLVLSAGCTDRGAEQGSTTVAGEDYRTVVDSRGVAVQVPMTIERVVTVSDGLIEGTMTSLGVQDTIVGLGSSCLQRNFNYEFPTVHGESYWYRDGMNPVTYLNRWMMDLPLAAQSGAGANFETIAALDPDVIILRVGSCPMRSPDDEGVIMTIQTIESLGYPLIVIYGPPAFDNPDLTKVSEEIKIIGEVFGKEAEAEVLANYLESQTHIVYDRTKNIPDAEKPTVLAFGASPNARNAGGAGNVKGTNTFESYFIEDIVHAKNAFQNPGSPTISAEQLLALDPDVIVLGTANGYHPPEELYSAPYYQNVAELQAVKNQRVYALPWTPCNCAKRLEYPIDIMVFAKAAYPDLFEDIILSEWLLDFYKNVYGVDHDTAIALRSAQWMDWCVEDGI; translated from the coding sequence ATGCGTGTGATTGGACCATATGCAGGATGGAGCTGTCTGCTCCTTGTCATCATCCTCCTGGTCCTCTCAGCAGGCTGCACTGACCGGGGAGCGGAGCAGGGGAGTACGACAGTAGCCGGAGAAGATTACCGGACAGTCGTCGATTCCCGTGGCGTTGCGGTGCAGGTCCCGATGACTATCGAGCGTGTTGTCACGGTTTCAGATGGTCTCATAGAAGGGACGATGACATCACTTGGGGTTCAGGATACTATTGTTGGACTGGGCTCATCCTGCCTGCAGAGAAACTTTAATTATGAATTTCCAACAGTTCATGGCGAATCGTACTGGTATCGGGATGGTATGAACCCGGTGACATACCTGAACCGCTGGATGATGGATCTTCCTCTTGCCGCTCAGTCCGGAGCTGGAGCAAATTTTGAAACAATCGCTGCATTAGATCCCGATGTTATTATCCTACGCGTTGGATCATGTCCTATGCGTTCACCGGACGATGAAGGAGTAATAATGACCATCCAGACGATAGAATCTCTTGGGTATCCACTCATTGTTATCTATGGTCCGCCTGCATTTGACAACCCGGATCTCACAAAAGTATCTGAGGAAATAAAAATTATTGGAGAGGTCTTTGGGAAGGAAGCAGAAGCAGAAGTACTTGCAAACTATCTGGAATCTCAGACACATATTGTTTATGATCGGACAAAAAATATTCCCGATGCTGAAAAACCAACTGTTCTTGCCTTTGGAGCGTCTCCAAATGCAAGGAATGCTGGTGGGGCAGGGAATGTAAAAGGAACCAATACCTTTGAGTCATACTTTATTGAGGATATCGTACACGCAAAGAATGCATTCCAAAACCCGGGAAGTCCAACAATCTCTGCCGAACAGTTACTTGCTCTTGATCCGGATGTGATTGTCCTGGGCACAGCAAACGGGTATCACCCACCGGAAGAGTTGTACTCTGCTCCGTATTATCAGAATGTGGCAGAGCTTCAGGCAGTGAAAAACCAGCGTGTGTATGCACTTCCCTGGACACCCTGTAATTGTGCAAAACGTCTTGAGTATCCGATTGATATAATGGTATTTGCAAAAGCGGCATATCCTGATCTATTTGAGGATATCATTCTTTCAGAATGGCTGCTCGACTTCTACAAGAATGTGTATGGCGTGGATCATGATACGGCAATTGCGCTTCGTTCAGCCCAGTGGATGGACTGGTGTGTAGAGGATGGAATATAG
- a CDS encoding ABC transporter ATP-binding protein has translation MLDVTNIHFNYDDFPVLSGVSFSVGEGELCGLFGPNGSGKTTLFKCCLRFLQARDGTVRMCGEDTYTRSIEEMARMVAYVPQEHKPPFPYLVREVVLMGRTPHLGGFFGVRRRDKEIAMDALAELGITDLADRPYNQLSGGQRQMVLMARALAQQTPVLFLDEPTSALDFQNQMRIWKIMRDIAEDGKTILACSHDPNHVAWFCDRVVVVGDGKIVADGAPADVISEDILSQIYRDTCCVRSVNGVQMVMPQSVAERCCCTGHLHHGNGHDHPFPPDGMRVEDQS, from the coding sequence ATGCTGGATGTAACAAATATCCATTTTAATTACGATGATTTCCCCGTTCTATCGGGTGTCTCGTTTTCAGTCGGAGAAGGAGAGCTCTGTGGTCTCTTTGGTCCAAACGGATCCGGAAAGACGACACTCTTCAAATGCTGCCTGCGCTTTCTCCAGGCACGAGATGGAACGGTGCGTATGTGCGGCGAGGATACATATACCCGTTCAATCGAGGAGATGGCACGGATGGTTGCCTATGTGCCACAGGAGCACAAGCCACCGTTCCCCTACCTTGTCCGTGAAGTTGTCCTGATGGGCAGGACACCTCATCTTGGAGGTTTCTTCGGGGTGAGGAGGCGTGACAAGGAGATCGCAATGGATGCCCTTGCAGAGCTTGGTATTACCGATCTTGCCGATCGTCCGTATAACCAGCTATCCGGAGGTCAGCGACAGATGGTCCTGATGGCCCGTGCACTCGCACAGCAGACACCGGTACTCTTCCTTGACGAGCCGACAAGTGCTCTTGATTTTCAAAATCAGATGCGTATCTGGAAGATTATGCGGGATATTGCGGAGGATGGGAAGACGATCCTTGCCTGCAGCCATGATCCCAACCATGTCGCCTGGTTCTGCGACCGGGTGGTTGTCGTAGGGGATGGGAAGATCGTGGCTGATGGAGCTCCAGCAGATGTCATCTCGGAAGATATTCTCTCACAGATATACCGTGACACCTGCTGTGTCCGGTCAGTCAATGGAGTGCAGATGGTGATGCCCCAGAGTGTCGCAGAACGATGCTGCTGCACAGGGCACCTGCATCACGGAAATGGGCATGACCATCCCTTCCCACCAGACGGAATGAGAGTCGAAGACCAATCATAG
- a CDS encoding class I SAM-dependent methyltransferase — protein MEYNEIDWNQIWQKMYQENLKCRGTNDCASIWVSKEKAQSFMKQSRENPERIRHVIEGLPIHSGSRVLDIGAGPGTMAVPIAKVAAHVTAVEPSPGMTSVLAEYAEEEGVSNIQIVQKRWEDIDLSSDLDGQYDVVVASYSLGMPDIKEAISAMYSASSGWVCLYWFADTTSWEQAMIDLWPKLHGREYRSGPKADVIFNLLYSMGIYPNVETADMDHVRRFPDIAAAVDEFRDQYGIQTPEQEAILREYLKGVLVQKGDELIQSGMTKRVKIWWKVNGCV, from the coding sequence ATGGAATATAATGAGATTGACTGGAATCAGATCTGGCAGAAGATGTATCAGGAAAACCTCAAATGCCGTGGAACAAATGATTGTGCCTCGATCTGGGTATCAAAAGAGAAGGCACAATCCTTTATGAAGCAGTCCAGGGAGAACCCGGAGCGGATCAGGCACGTGATCGAAGGCCTCCCGATCCATTCGGGCTCCCGTGTGCTTGATATTGGAGCAGGTCCCGGGACGATGGCGGTGCCGATTGCAAAGGTTGCCGCTCACGTCACCGCTGTTGAGCCATCTCCCGGAATGACCTCGGTCCTTGCGGAGTATGCAGAGGAAGAAGGGGTCTCGAATATTCAGATAGTCCAAAAACGATGGGAGGATATTGATCTCTCATCTGATCTGGATGGACAGTATGATGTCGTCGTGGCATCGTACTCGCTTGGGATGCCGGATATTAAAGAGGCAATTTCCGCGATGTACAGTGCCTCCTCTGGCTGGGTCTGCCTCTACTGGTTTGCCGATACGACAAGCTGGGAGCAGGCGATGATCGACCTCTGGCCGAAGCTTCATGGGAGGGAGTACCGATCCGGGCCAAAAGCGGATGTCATCTTTAATCTCCTCTACTCGATGGGTATCTACCCCAATGTGGAGACTGCGGATATGGATCATGTCAGGAGATTCCCGGATATTGCAGCGGCTGTTGACGAGTTCCGGGATCAGTATGGCATACAGACTCCGGAGCAGGAGGCGATCCTGCGGGAGTATCTGAAAGGAGTCCTTGTTCAGAAGGGGGATGAACTGATCCAGTCAGGGATGACGAAGCGGGTGAAGATCTGGTGGAAGGTGAATGGATGCGTGTGA